TTGCATATTTTTCTATATTGGGTTCGGCAGGCTGGCTAAAGATATAACCGTCCTGACTGGCGACAAGTGACATCTTCAATCCCCCTAAGTTCGACAGGTCTTGTCTTACCCACTGGAACATATTGTCCATAATTTTATTTCGAGACATATCTGGCAGGTCAATAGCTTTATAAGAATAGTTGATGCTGAAGGGGTAATAAATCTTTCCCTCACAGCCAGTATCTCCGAACAATATAGCCCCAAAGAAAGCTCCACCTGACCCACATGTAGAAATTTTACAAGATGTGGATATACTGTCGGTGACTCCCTGATGCTCTATCAACCCGTGCTGACGGTTTAAAGGACAATATGGTTCATTATCTAGTATTCAAGAAAATGCAAATTTCAGACAATATAGAATCCAATCCTGGATACCATGTCAAAATATTTGATTGATACTAAGAAAATTATGTAGTCCTATATGGTGAAAAGAATATGATTTTTCTACTGAATATTGAGATAAATGTATCTTCGAAAACAATAATTGCTGAATCACCTGGGTTTTTCTAGAATAATTTAAGTAGTTTAAATTTATAAATATATCTTCTATGGCAATGTCTAAGAAGGATATGGGAAGGAAAAGTGCTAAGAAAAAGGCACAATTGGAAGAACTTGAAAAACTTGCTGCTTCTGGAAGCGGTGATGCTAAGAAAAAACTTGCAAAAGCCAAGAAAAAGATGAAATGATCATTTGAGGATTTTGAATGATCTTTTTGAACCCGTTTTTACAATAGCATAAGTTTCATCTTCAGTATGATACTAAATTGTAAAATAGTGAACAAAATATATTCTTATTATATTAATTAATGCAAGAAAATTTGAAGGTGCGGGGGGAGGGATTCGAACCCTCGGATTCCTTCGAAACAGGGTCCTAAGCCCTGCGCCTTTGACCTGGCTGGGCTACCCCCGCATTGTGGGACTTTTGTGCTATTGGACAAAGCGAAATGCACGCTTCGATCGAACCTTGCAAGGTTCGTCTGCGGCTAATCCAGCATTTTTAGCATGGTCTTCACGTTAGAAATCTGTGAAACCAAGTGCTATGGATGAAGTTTTAGATGGACCTTGGTAGATTTAAATCTTTTGTGAATACTGGCCTAGAGACAAAAAGATGAAAATTATGCTCGAAATATGACGATGAATGCAAAACAAAGTTTTCAAACTTTTCAGGTGTATATTGAGTGAATTTACCTTCTCTAACCCTGCGTTCGGCTGCTTCAACCTTTTTTATAAATTATGTGTGGATTTTTTCATCGGGTGGATATAATTCATCCAGATTTGCAATTGCGTCCATAAATTGACAATAAACAAATGCGGCCGCCGGGAATCGAACCCGGATTAGTGGCTTGGGAAGCCACTGTCATACCGCTAGACCACGGCCGCTTATTGCTATTTTTTATTACGTTTTGGTCTCATCGAGCCGGATGTGAATGGGACACGCTCTACAGAGGCGTAACTCTGGCCGTCTAGACCACGGCCGTATGTCAGTAAATTTTTAACTCATTTCGGTACTAACCACTAAGCCTTACTGCCTATTAATCCTTATGCTTCCGCCGCAGGACATAACGAAAACATCACCTATTTATAATCTCCTACCCTTTTATAGCCATTATTCAACATTCATTCTTTGCGAGGGCAACCTAACATGATCGACAGAAACGAGATTATAGAAGTACTCCAGGAATATGACCCAACCGATTACAAGATCGGTGCCGTAGCATCCCATTCAGCCCTGGATGTATTTGACGGAGCAGTGGAAGAAGGTTTCCAGACCTATGCCATATGCCGCAGCGGCCGTGAACAGACCTACACAAATTACTTCAGGACAAAGTGTGACAAAGACGGCTGCGTCATACGCGGCGTGGTGGACGACTGGGTTGTATACGACAGTTTTGATGAACTTCTCCTGCCTGCAGAACAGCAATCACTCATCGACAATAACATACTTTTCATACCTAACCGCTCCTTTACATCCTACTGCGGTATAGACGCTATCGAAGATGATTTCAGGGTACCACTTGTGGGCAGCCGGAACTTGCTGCGAAGCGAAGAGCGTGGCGAGAAACAGGACTACTACTGGCTGCTAGATAAAGCCGGTCTGCCCTATCCTGAAAAGCTGGAAGACCCACAGGAAATAGACGAACTGGTCATGGTAAAACTACCCCATGCTGTCAAGAAACTTGAACGGGGTTTCTTTAGTGCCGCAACCTATGAGGAATACCTGGAAAAATCAGAATCACTTCTGGCACAGAACGTCATAACCCAGTCCGCTCTTGATAACGCCCGCATCGAACGCTATATCATCGGCCCGGTCTTTAATCTTGATTTCTTTTATTCACCAATCGAAGAAGACCTAAGTCCGGTCGAGCTACTGGGTATCGACTGGCGGTTCGAGACAAGCCTCGACGGACATGTCAGGCTGCCCGCGCCCCAGCAGATGACACTTAATCCCGGGCAGGTAACACCTGAGTACACGGTCTGCGGCCACAACTCAGCCACACTAAGGGAATCACTACTCGAAGAAGCTTTTGAACTGGCAGAGAAGTACGTATCAGCCGCACGGAAATACTACGATCCAGGTATAATCGGTCCCTTCTGTCTCCAGACCTGCGTGGATAAAGATCTCAACTTCTACATCTATGACGTGGCTCCCAGGGTGGGCGGCGGAACAAATGTTCACATGTCTGTGGGGCACCCCTACGGCAATACCACCTGGCGCATCCCCATGAGCACAGGTAGACGGCTGGCAATGGAGATTCGCAATGCTATTGAGATGGATAGACTTGATATGATTGTAACCTAAATCCTTTTCCAAGGATGAAAATATACATAAAGACCTTTGGCTGTACGGCTAATAAAGCCGACAGTCACAGGATCATGCAAT
The window above is part of the ANME-2 cluster archaeon genome. Proteins encoded here:
- a CDS encoding formate--phosphoribosylaminoimidazolecarboxamide ligase family protein, whose product is MIDRNEIIEVLQEYDPTDYKIGAVASHSALDVFDGAVEEGFQTYAICRSGREQTYTNYFRTKCDKDGCVIRGVVDDWVVYDSFDELLLPAEQQSLIDNNILFIPNRSFTSYCGIDAIEDDFRVPLVGSRNLLRSEERGEKQDYYWLLDKAGLPYPEKLEDPQEIDELVMVKLPHAVKKLERGFFSAATYEEYLEKSESLLAQNVITQSALDNARIERYIIGPVFNLDFFYSPIEEDLSPVELLGIDWRFETSLDGHVRLPAPQQMTLNPGQVTPEYTVCGHNSATLRESLLEEAFELAEKYVSAARKYYDPGIIGPFCLQTCVDKDLNFYIYDVAPRVGGGTNVHMSVGHPYGNTTWRIPMSTGRRLAMEIRNAIEMDRLDMIVT